The Capra hircus breed San Clemente chromosome 11, ASM170441v1, whole genome shotgun sequence genomic interval GGGGTGGCGCCGAACGAGTCTGTCTGGTTCTCTGGGCCTCTCTCCTTGAGGGATGGAACCTCAAGGCTGAGGCTGGACCTTTCCAGGGCCTCCTCTCTCTGCGCCAAACTCAGATGGACTGAGTAGGAAAATGTCCCCAGGAAGAGCTCCTTGGCAGAGATACTCTGTGGAGAAGCAGCCACCACCCAAGGGAGATGCTGGAGAAATGATGGTGAGCCAACATCCCTGGGTTCCTGCAGGGCCAGGCAAGAGcctaccccacccccaggctcccctgcctgCTTCCCCAGGATCAGGATTCCCCCCGCCCCACCAATCCCAGGAGCCAGAAGTTTGGGTCGGGCCATCCCAGCTAATGCACTGCCCTGGGAAGATCTTTTCACACGGATGCAGTCCCAGTTTTTGAAGGAGGCTGGAGGTTGCCGTCATgtcgcctccctccctcccccttggtTCTCTGGAACCCTCCATCACAGCTGTCCCTGGCCCTTCTTCTCTTCCCAGGGGCAACCCCTCCTGTCCTGCCCAAGAACTGGCCTTACTGAGTCCCCCTGCCTCAGGCCAGGCTCCGACCCGGAGGCCACGGCTCAGGTCCTGGGCCAGCCCAACTGGGGAACCCACACTGAGGGATCTCCAGTCCTTTTTGGGGGCTGGATCCTCTGGGTTCCCAGGTGTGGCAAGGCCCTACTCAGCCAGGGCCCTGCCCAGACTCCTTGGTGCCCCCagcctctgtctttccctcctcTAGTGAGTCTTTCCCCTCTCTGCCACTCACACAATCCAGCCCacctatttcatcctctgccctTCCCACCACTCACTCTCCACTGCCCCGGCCTTTGCTTTCAATTCACCCatgccacttcctccaggaagccttccctgatatcTGTCTCAGAGCCCTTTCTCAGAACTGTCTGCAGTTCCATCATAGCCTGTCTTTATGGGTCTATCTGTTCATGTCTGCTCCCCACCACCAACTAAATGATGACTCTATCCTGTCCACAGAGGCATCCACAGCACTCAACACAGggctggcacagagtaagtgccCAGCAGACATTTGttaagggaaggaagaaggagaattAGTCCAAACCTCTAGGAAAGGTAAGAAAACTGGCTGAGAGGCTTGGCCCAGGCAGCAGTGGGTCTCCTGCCCTGGGGCTGAGCTATTctattctctctcccttctttcctctgtcAGCCTAACCCAGCAGCGAGAggaccctggggtgggggtgggagcagCCAGAGGGGTGAGAGGGAGCTGCAGGCAGAAGACCCCATCCCCTGGGGAGGCAGAAAGCTGGAGCTGGAGGAGAGCGAAGGCTGAAGCTCACAACTGCTGTGGCCCACCCAGGCCGCACATCCACGCCTACAGCCCCCCCAACCAAccctccttctccccttcctGGGGAAGCCCTGGAGGGCCCTTTCCGAGCCGCCCTGGGATCTGTGTGCACGTTCAGCCAGTTCCATGGTGCTGTGCCTGCATCTAAACATCAGCTCCTGAGACCTAACACTGAAGCCTCTCTTGAGGCTTGTGGCCAATTTGTTCCTGTGTTTAGTATGTGAGAATCCATccccctacaaaaaaaaaaaaaaggatggtgcCTGGACCCTCTCAGGCTCCCCGGTGGCCTCGGTGGCCTCGGTTGAATGGAGTCCTACGTTTGAATCTAGCCTGAGCGAGGGGCTCCCTCTCTTCCCTGAGGCCTAGCACTGCCAGCTCCATCCCCCCAGCTCTGGGACCCAGACCCCTCAGTGGGCCTCCGTGTCCCCATCTGCAACTtggaactgaaactctgtccccagcctgcctctctgggaggctgggagaggcTGAGGGAGTCATCTGCGTGGGCAGAGGCCTCGGGTCTGGGAGGCAGCTGCAGAACATCATGGGACTCTGGGTAGGGAGTCAGGAGGCTGGGGCTTTTGGGCGCTGTCAGTGGTTGATAGtgcctcggacagcaaggagatcgaaccagtcagtgctaaaggaaatcaaccctgaatagtcattggaaggactgatgctgaagctgaagctccaatactttggccacctgatgggaagtgccagttcatttgaaaagaccctgaagctgggaaagactgagggcaggaggagaagggggtgacagaggatgagatgggtggatggcatctaCCAACTCAGtaacacgagtttgagtaaactggaggagacggtgaaggacagggaggcctggcgtgctgcagtccatggggtcgcaaagagtcggatatgactgagcgactgaacagaagtGGCTGAGCTCCTGTGTAGTGAGTGAGGGCAAAGCCCGGCCTGGAGCTGGGGAGAAATGCCAACCAGCTTTGTAACGGAGGACAAGGTGTATCAGGAACCTGGGGTGTGTGCTCAAGGAGTCTGGAATCTCTGGGcgccccaccctccaccctcgCACCAGACTGGCTGCCCCTAGCCTTATTATTATGGCTGCTGTTATTGAAAGAGTCCTTCTCCCTGTTTCCCAAGCACGTTTCCACAGCTGATCAGGCAGGGTGAGGGGAGCGAGGGGGGTGCCaatgcggtggtggtggtgggcggGGGGAATGAAAGGATGCTGGTCCTGAAGCTCACAGCCAGAGGCCTAGGGTGGGGGCTTACCAGAGCATGTGCTGCCCTGGGTGGGgtatgggtggggtggggcgcgGCGGCAGCAGACCAGGAGGAAGGCACCAGGCAGGGCTGCGGAGCGGTTCTGGGAAGGTCCAGAAGAAGAGATAAAGCGCCAACCCAAGGCCTGACACTGAGGCCTGGGAGGAAAAGCTGGGGAAGGGCGTCTGAGGCAGGAGGAACAGCATCTACTAGGGCCTGAGATCCGGCGACACCTGGGAGCCAGAGTCGCTGTCCGGCCCGGGGCCGCTGAGTGGGGGCGTCGCAACCGGTGGTGCAGGCTGGACACCCGCCTGCAGGGCCCTGAATGCCAACGACAAGCCGCTTCCTCGCTCCCCTGGGCGGGGCTTGGGCCCTCCgcaccccctcccccgcctcctccCCTCCGCCGGGCGATCCCAGGAAGGCTGCACCCGCGGCCGCCCTTTCAAGTCGGCCTCCCTGAGGCTCCAAGCCGCCCAGGCAGAGGGGCCGCAGCTCCTCCGCCGACATCAAAGCCGGCCGCCCGGGCCTGATCGGGTTGCGGGAGGGGCGGGCGAGCCAGGAGGGAGGCAGGTTTGGGCGGATTCCCCTTTCATCCCGCGGCTCGGGCGGGCGCAGACCTCCGGGAGGCCCTGCAGCCCCTGCGGGGCGTGTCCCTACAGGGCCTGGCGGCCCGGGGAAGGCAGGGGCTACGGGGGGGCGGGGTGCCCGGGAGGCTGCGCCTTGGGGCCCGGCGGACATAGAGCCTCCATCCTGGCCGGACTGCGTGACCTCGGGCCTGTCGCTGCCCTCCTCTGTGCCT includes:
- the LOC102172072 gene encoding translation initiation factor IF-2-like, with product MGLWGLRSGDTWEPESLSGPGPLSGGVATGGAGWTPACRALNANDKPLPRSPGRGLGPPHPLPRLLPSAGRSQEGCTRGRPFKSASLRLQAAQAEGPQLLRRHQSRPPGPDRVAGGAGEPGGRQVWADSPFIPRLGRAQTSGRPCSPCGACPYRAWRPGEGRGYGGAGCPGGCALGPGGHRASILAGLRDLGPVAALLCASASAAALLPAQEALALGGLATAGSPGKSCLLLFFSRDLKLSCCLWEEKRRAL